In a genomic window of Trichoderma atroviride chromosome 4, complete sequence:
- a CDS encoding uncharacterized protein (EggNog:ENOG41): MKPENLQASANGRLLDSHPTRCQCWKAGFSPPEKPTTASTQKSEKDQSEKDEPASTEQGAPEPEDDPIKRLETLTSGDLDAWQKEVMPEGTKCLIVVGLSVSPKFQRRGIGSALLRWGTSICDQKGVFAWVHSSEPAWRAYEKAGFQVIRSLDVDLDEYAPCSPPNEGPDAKWGHYVFRYMKYFGSKN, translated from the coding sequence ATGAAACCGGAGAATTTGCAGGCTTCTGCCAATGGGCGCTTATTGGATTCCCACCCGACGAGATGCCAGTGTTGGAAGGCAGGATTCAGCCCCCCCGAAAAGCCGACCACAGCGTCGACACAGAAGTCGGAGAAGGATCAATCAGAAAAGGACGAGCCAGCTTCAACTGAACAAGGCGCGCCAGAACCAGAGGATGATCCTATTAAGCGGCTCGAGACTCTTACAAGCGGCGACTTGGATGCATGGCAGAAGGAGGTGATGCCTGAAGGCACCAAATGTCTCATTGTCGTTGGGCTTTCAGTCTCACCCAAATTTCAGAGGCGAGGCATTGGCTCTGCACTCCTGCGCTGGGGAACAAGCATTTGCGACCAAAAGGGTGTTTTTGCATGGGTTCATTCGTCGGAGCCTGCGTGGAGGGCATACGAGAAGGCAGGATTCCAGGTGATCCGCTCTCTGGATGTGGACTTGGACGAGTACGCTCCGTGCTCCCCTCCGAACGAGGGCCCCGATGCTAAATGGGGCCATTATGTCTTCCGATACATGAAGTATTTTGGCTCCAAAAATTAA
- a CDS encoding uncharacterized protein (BUSCO:EOG092D1Q7K) has product MPHSISPNPVKDEPMDADPEIPGDAAPAKTTTDDDVDMNDEPQAEAPPAGQAEEVKKEVKLDDLFADEDSDEEFPSSAPVKREGASSPARATSPSDIPASDPEVMRSFYQRLFPWRQLFQWLNHSPTPTNDFGNREFAFTLQNDAYLRYQSFATADLLRKDVLRLMPSRFEIGPVYSTNPRDRKTLRNSSAFKPLAKELCFDIDLTDYDDIRTCCDKATICNKCWQFMTMAIKVVDVALREDFGFKHIMWVYSGRRGAHAWVCDKKARSMDDQKRRAIANYLEVIRGGSQSGKKVNVKRPLHPHLSRSLDILKTHFQEDVLDVQDPWGTSEQAEKLLQLLPDRNLNDSLRRKWESAPGRSSTSKWADIDAVAKTGASKNLDSRALLEAKQDIVLEYTYPRLDIEVSKKLNHLLKSPFVVHPGTGRVCVPIDTRALEDFDPLGVPTVQSLLAEIDAWKGGEEGEEGDDKSKVNIADWEKTSLKPYVDQFRTFVSGIIKDEGITKVKREREDDSMDF; this is encoded by the exons ATGCCGCATTCAATCTCTCCCAATCCCGTCAAAGACGAGCCAATGGACGCCGATCCAGAAATccctggcgatgctgctccaGCAAAGACAACCACAGATGACGATGTCGATATGAACGACGAGCCGCAGGCGGAGGCGCCCCCGGCAGGCCAAGCTGAggaggtgaagaaggaagtCAAATTGGACGACTTGTTTGCAGATGAGGATTCAGACGAAGAGTTTCCAAGCTCAGCACCTGTTAAGCGCGAGGGTGCAAGCTCACCTGCACGAGCAACTTCACCTTC AGATATCCCTGCTTCCGATCCGGAGGTCATGCGCAGTTTTTACCAGCGACTCTTCCCTTGGCGACAGCTTTTTCAGTGGTTGAACCATAGCCCGACGCCTACAAACGACTTTGGGAACCGCGAGTTTGCCTTTACCCTTCAGAATGACGCATATCTGCGTTACCAGTCTTTTGCGACTGCAGATCT TCTACGAAAAGACGTCCTCCGTCTCATGCCCTCCCGTTTCGAAATCGGCCCCGTCTACTCGACAAACCCCCGAGACCGAAAAACCTTGCGCAACTCTTCCGCCTTCAAGCCTCTTGCAAAAGAATTGTGCTTTGATATCGATTTGACAGATTACGATGATATCCGAACATGCTGCGACAAGGCGACCATCTGCAACAAATGCTGGCAATTCATGACCATGGCCATCAAGGTTGTCGACGTGGCCCTAAGAGAAGACTTTGGCTTCAAGCACATCATGTGGGTATACTCGGGGCGAAGAGGTGCCCACGCCTGGGTGTGCGATAAGAAGGCTCGGTCAATGGACGATCAGAAGCGCAGGGCTATAGCAAATTATTTGGAAGTGATTAGGGGCGGTTCACAGAGCGGCAAAAAGGTCAATGTCAAGAGACCTCTGCACCCCCATCTCAG CCGGAGTCTCGATATTCTCAAAACCCACTTTCAAGAAGATGTGCTAGATGTCCAGGATCCTTGGGGGACAAGCGAGCAAGCGGAGAAGCTactgcagcttcttccagacCGGAACCTAAATGATTCATTACGGCGCAAATGGGAATCAGCCCCCGGACGATCGTCTACATCGAAATGGGCCGATATCGATGCTGTAGCAAAGACTGGTGCAAGTAAGAATCTGGACTCGAGAGCGTTGCTCGAAGCTAAACAAGACATTGTGCTGGAATACACCTATCCTCGCCTCGATATCGAAGTCAGCAAGAAACTAAACCATTTGCTGAAAAGCCCCTTTGTCGTGCATCCAGGCACAGGGCGAGTCTGTGTACCCATCGACACAAGGGCTCTCGAAGACTTTGACCCTCTTGGTGTGCCAACGGTGCAAAGCCTGCTAGCCGAGATTGATGCTTGGAAGGGTggggaggagggcgaggagggcgATGACAAGTCCAAAGTCAACATTGCAGACTGGGAAAAGACCAGCCTGAAGCCCTATGTCGATCAGTTTAGAACGTTTGTATCGGGAATCATCAAGGATGAAGGGATTACAAAAGTTAAGCGAGAGCGGGAGGATGACTCAATGGATTTTTAA
- a CDS encoding uncharacterized protein (BUSCO:EOG092D48MS), with protein MSSSEPVEASSKPETTQAMDTKSDQPATSTPPPMSKNALKRLRKQEEWDAGKDDRRKRRKEKRHERKTRVRDERAALIAQGVDPAELKKKKQVSTLAPVGIIVDCDFEDYMMDKERVSLSSQVTRAYSDNKAARYRSHLWVAGFNKGIAKRFHEVLGDQHKNWKGIWFDEGDYISCAAKIRERMSAADGSGGEMIESLQRSLDEPCAWTRDETDPFPIPGPEPPLDEANKDVVYLSSDSPYTLERLEPNTCYVVGGLVDKNREKGLCYRRAREKGIRTARLPIGQFMVMQSRQVLATNHVVEIMLKWLECGDWGQAFLSVIPKRKGGKLRGENAESEGGDGEGADGEEDEDQDEDQDEAEAEEAKASENKEEDAVEVETSTNVGDEGKSGAEEAKETQA; from the coding sequence ATGAGTTCATCAGAACCTGTCGAGGCTTCATCCAAGCCCGAAACAACACAAGCAATGGACACCAAGTCGGACCAGCCCGCAACATCAACCCCACCGCCCATGTCCAAAAACGCCCTCAAACGCCTCCGGAAGCAGGAAGAATGGGACGCCGGCAAAGACGACCGCCGCAAGCGCCGCAAGGAGAAGCGCCACGAGCGTAAAACTCGCGTCCGCGATGAGCGCGCCGCCCTCATCGCACAGGGCGTCGATCCCgcggagctgaagaagaagaagcaggtTTCTACGCTGGCCCCCGTGGGCATCATTGTCGACTGCGACTTTGAGGACTACATGATGGATAAGGAGCGCGTTTCCCTGTCTAGCCAAGTCACGAGGGCGTACTCTGACAACAAGGCGGCGAGATATCGTTCGCATCTCTGGGTGGCTGGATTTAACAAGGGAATTGCGAAGCGGTTTCACGAGGTGCTGGGTGATCAGCATAAGAACTGGAAGGGCATATGGTTCGATGAGGGCGACTACATCAGCTGTGCGGCCAAGATCCGCGAACGGATGAGTGCCGCTGATGGCAGCGGTGGAGAGATGATTGAGTCGCTGCAGCGCAGCCTCGATGAGCCTTGTGCGTGGACCCGTGATGAGACGGATCCTTTCCCTATTCCTGGGCCGGAGCCTCCCCTGGACGAGGCGAACAAGGACGTTGTGTATCTGTCGTCTGACTCCCCTTATACGCTTGAGCGCTTGGAGCCAAACACGTGCTATGTCGTGGGCGGATTGGTCGATAAGAATCGCGAAAAGGGCCTTTGCTATAGACGTGCGCGGGAAAAGGGCATTCGTACGGCGAGATTACCGATTGGCCAGTTTATGGTGATGCAGAGCCGACAGGTCCTGGCGACGAACCATGTAGTTGAGATTATGCTCAAGTGGCTGGAATGCGGCGATTGGGGCCAAGCGTTCCTGAGCGTGATTCCAAAGAGAAAGGGTGGAAAGCTGAGAGGTGAGAATGCTGAGTCTGAGGGTGGGGACGGTGaaggagcagatggagaagaagacgaggaccaagatgaagatcaggatgaggctgaggctgaagaagcaaaggcgTCAGAAAACAAGGAAGAGGACGCCGTGGAAGTTGAGACATCAACCAACGTTGGAGACGAGGGCAAATCaggggctgaagaagcgaaagagaCACAAGCATAG
- a CDS encoding uncharacterized protein (EggNog:ENOG41~TransMembrane:3 (o45-66i78-97o103-120i)), producing the protein MAKPYVPHDVLDETAKTSLVGLGSGFFIAAVQNAMSRRNVGALSVFTRGAPIIGICAAGPGAYAFFSRTMMNLREKEDAWAAAFGGFMCGSVLGLPFKRTPVMFALGAFVGTAQGLFHVMGNKLDSFYKEEDEFERKEIVRRTTRLPLEQTIAEIGEGRGIRPPGYEERRRERVKEKYGFEVNPVSATAEGSQ; encoded by the exons ATGGCGAAGCCTTACGTGCCCCATGACGTCCTTGACGAGACGGCCAAGACCTCATTAGTCGGCCTGGGAAGCGGCTTCTTCATTGCGGCCGTCCAGAATGCCATGTCGAGGCGCAACGTCGGCGCTTTGAGCGTCTTTACGCGGGGAGCTCCCATTATTGGCATTTGCG CTGCGGGTCCCGGTGCCTATGCTTTCTTCTCCCGAACGATGATGAACCTGCGCGAGAAGGAGGATGCCTGGGCCGCCGCCTTTGGAGGTTTCATGTGCGGCAGTGTTCTCGGACTTCCCT TCAAGCGTACTCCCGTCATGTTTGCCCTTGGTGCCTTTGTAGGTACCGCTCAGGGTCTTTTCCACGTTATGGGCAACAAATTAGACAGCTTCtacaaggaggaggatgaattTGAGCGCAAGGAGATTGTCCGACGGACGACCCGTCTGCCCCTTGAGCAGACTATTGCCGAGATTGGCGAGGGCCGAG GCATTCGTCCTCCTGGATATGAGGAGCGGAGACGAGAGCGTGTTAAGGAGAAGTATGGCTTCGAGGTTAACCCTGTAAGCGCCACGGCTGAGGGCAGCCAataa
- a CDS encoding uncharacterized protein (BUSCO:EOG092D0CUX), whose protein sequence is MASRPELKLDDEGGFIRFFKSLPDIGADAVRIFDRGDWYTAHGEDALFIAKTVYKTTSVVRQLGKNDHTGLPSVTMTMTVFRQFLREALFKLGKRVEIWQSSSGRMNWKCIKQASPGNLQDVEDELGGQIDSAPMIMAVKISAKASEARAVGVCFADASVRELGVSEFLDNDLYSNFEALLIQLGIRECLIQYDKNEKEKERDPELAKLRQVINNCGVALAERPAGDFGIKDIEQDLARLLKDEKSVAMLPQTDLKLAMGSAACLIKYIGALQDPSNFGQYQLYQHDLAQYMKLDAAALKALNLMPGLRDGSKTMSIYGVLNHCKTPVGSRLLAQWLKQPLMSKIEIEKRQQLVEAFFTDTELRQTMQEEHLRSVPDLYRLSKKFQRGKANLEDVVRAYQVVIRLPGFIGTLEGIMDEAYKDPLDEAYTNKLRELSDSLGKLQEMVEQTVDLDALDRHEYIIKPEYDHSLRVIRKKLDRLDHDIRQEFQSAARDLGQEADKKIFLEANHKVHGVCMRLTRQEAGCIRGKSKYLECSTQKNGVYFTTKQLQAYRREYDQLSQNYNRTQSSLVNEVVQVASSYCPVLERLAGVLAHLDVIVSLSHAAVHAPDAYVRPKIHTRGEGQTKLLGARHPCMELQDDVQFITNDVELTRDQSSFIIITGPNMGGKSTYIRQAGVIALMAQVGSFVPCSEAELTIFDSILARVGASDSQLKGVSTFMAEMLETANILKSATAESLIIIDELGRGTSTYDGFGLAWAISEHIVKEIGCFAMFATHFHELTALADQYPQVKNMHVTAHISGTNGDVNAKREVTLLYKVEPGICDQSFGIHVAELVRFPDKVVRMAKRKADELEDFTTKHEDLGVSYSTEDVEQGSAMLKKVLVEWKEAVQGGELSKEEQVAKLKELVAADEKLLANPFFQSVKAL, encoded by the exons ATGGCTTCAAGACCCGAATTGAAG CTCGATGACGAGGGCGGCTTCATCCGCTTCTTCAAGTCGCTGCCAGATATCGGTGCCGATGCCGTGCGGATATTCGATCGAGGCGACTGGTACACGGCCCACGGCGAAGATGCCCTGTTCATTGCCAAAACG GTCTACAAAACGACGTCTGTTGTCAGGCAGCTCGGCAAGAATGACCACACCGGTCTTCCCTCCGTCACAATGACCATGACTGTCTTCCGCCAATTCCTCCGCGAGGCACTCTTCAAACTGGGCAAGCGGGTCGAAATCTGGCAGAGCTCCAGCGGTCGGATGAACTGGAAATGCATCAAGCAGGCGTCCCCGGGAAACCTCCAAGACGTCGAAGACGAGCTGGGCGGCCAGATTGACTCGGCACCCATGATCATGGCCGTCAAGATATCCGCAAAGGCTTCCGAGGCGCGCGCTGTCGGCGTTTGCTTCGCCGATGCCAGCGTGCGAGAGCTCGGCGTCAGCGAGTTCCTCGACAACGATCTATACTCCAATTTCGAGGCTCTCCTTATTCAGCTTGGCATCCGAGAGTGCCTCATCCAGTACGacaaaaacgaaaaagaaaaagagagggatCCCGAGTTGGCAAAGCTGAGGCAAGTCATCAACAACTGCGGTGTCGCCCTGGCCGAGCGTCCCGCGGGTGACTTTGGCATCAAGGATATCGAGCAAGATTTGGCTCGCCTCctgaaagatgaaaaatCAGTTGCCATGCTGCCGCAGACAGACCTTAAGTTGGCCATGGGCTCTGCAGCATGTCTGATTAAATACATTGGAGCCCTTCAGGACCCCTCCAACTTTGGCCAGTATCAGCTGTACCAGCACGATTTGGCCCAATACATGAAGCTTGATGCTGCAGCCCTCAAAGCCCTTAATCTCATGCCTGGTCTGCGAGACGGTTCAAAGACAATGAGCATCTACGGCGTGCTCAACCACTGCAAGACTCCTGTAGGCAGTCGCCTCTTGGCACAGTGGCTCAAGCAGCCGCTGATGAGCAAAATCGAAATCGAGAAGCGACAGCAGCTTGTCGAGGCATTCTTTACCGATACTGAGCTTCGCCAGACCATGCAGGAAGAACATTTACGCTCTGTTCCCGACCTCTACCGCTTGTCGAAGAAATTCCAACGCGGCAAAGCTAATCTCGAGGATGTCGTCCGTGCCTACCAGGTTGTCATCCGCCTTCCTGGCTTCATCGGGACCCTCGAGGGAATCATGGATGAGGCTTACAAAGACCCTCTTGACGAAGCATATACCAACAAGCTCCGAGAGCTGTCCGATAGTCTCGGCAAGCTTCAGGAGATGGTTGAACAAACGGTCGATCTCGACGCTCTAGACCGACACGAGTATATAATCAAGCCCGAGTACGATCATAGCCTGCGTGTTATCCGCAAGAAGCTCGATCGGCTTGACCATGATATCAGGCAAGAATTTCAGAGTGCCGCACGCGATTTAGGCCAGGAGGCCGACAAGAAGATTTTCCTCGAGGCCAACCACAAGGTGCACGGCGTGTGCATGCGTCTGACCAGACAAGAAGCTGGCTGCATTCGTGGCAAGTCAAAGTATCTCGAATGCTCTACCCAGAAGAACGGTGTCTACTTTACAAcaaagcagctgcaagcCTATCGTCGTGAATACGACCAGCTATCTCAAAACTATAACCGCACTCAGAGCAGTCTGGTAAATGAGGTCGTCCAGGTAGCGTCCTCGTATTGCCCAGTCCTTGAGCGCCTTGCTGGCGTGCTTGCCCATCTAGATGTCATCGTATCTCTCTCTCACGCAGCCGTTCATGCCCCTGATGCCTACGTCCGACCCAAGATACATACCCGCGGCGAGGGCCAAACAAAACTTTTGGGTGCTCGCCACCCCTGTATGGAACTTCAAGACGATGTGCAATTCATCACCAATGATGTTGAGCTTACCCGCGATCAATCctcattcatcatcatcactggGCCTAATATGGGCGGTAAATCTACCTACATCCGCCAAGCTGGTGTCATTGCCCTCATGGCGCAAGTTGGGTCCTTCGTTCCTTGTTCAGAGGCCGAACTCACTATTTTCGACTCCATCCTTGCCCGAGTCGGTGCTTCAGATTCCCAGCTCAAGGGTGTATCGACCTTTATGGCCGAAATGCTCGAGACAGCCAACATTCTTAAATCAGCAACTGCCGAgtccctcatcatcatcgacgaGCTTGGCCGCGGTACCTCAACATACGATGGCTTCGGTCTTGCTTGGGCCATCTCCGAGCATATCGTCAAGGAAATTGGCTGCTTCGCCATGTTTGCGACTCACTTTCATGAGCTTACCGCTCTGGCTGATCAGTACCCTCAGGTGAAGAACATGCATGTTACGGCACACATCAGCGGCACCAACGGCGATGTCAACGCCAAGCGTGAGGTCACGCTGCTTTACAAGGTTGAGCCTGGTATCTGCGATCAGAGTTTCGGCATCCACGTCGCCGAGCTGGTGCGGTTCCCGGACAAGGTTGTCCGCATGGCGAAACGCAAGGCggatgagctggaagatTTTACTACCAAGCATGAAGACCTTGGCGTGAGCTACAGTACCGAGGATGTTGAGCAGGGTAGTGCCATGCTAAAGAAGGTCCTCGTCGAATGGAAAGAGGCCGTGCAGGGCGGAGAGTTgagcaaagaagagcaggTGGCGAAGCTAAAGGAGTTGGTGGCAGCTGACGAGAAGCTCCTGGCCAATCCCTTCTTCCAATCGGTCAAAGCGCTATAG